One window of the Mytilus galloprovincialis chromosome 14, xbMytGall1.hap1.1, whole genome shotgun sequence genome contains the following:
- the LOC143058926 gene encoding uncharacterized protein LOC143058926 — protein MDTSTELRDIYTRQPLEDLLQDDRVFHLLIVSTIGACLINLFNIYVPLIVLNYAIYAMLIAFGYKIGYAISQCKIKQHSAEIEASYSKIKEIRRCLDETTHN, from the exons ATGGACACTTCTACCGAGTTAAGGGATATATATACAAGGCAGCCTTTAGAAGATTTATTGCAGGATGATAGGGTATTTCATTTGTTGATTGTGTCAACAATAGGTGCATGTTTGATCAACTTGTTCAACATTTATGTGCCATTGATAGTACTAAATTACGCTATCTATGCAATGCTAATTGCATTTGGATATAAAATTGGTTACGCAATATCCCAATGTAAGATCAAACAACACTCTGCTGAAATAGAGGCCAGCTACAGTAAAATAAAGGAAATCCGCCGGTGCTTAGATGAAACGACAC ataacTGA